One Lacunisphaera limnophila DNA window includes the following coding sequences:
- the mnmG gene encoding tRNA uridine-5-carboxymethylaminomethyl(34) synthesis enzyme MnmG — translation MIFNQTPFDVIVCGAGHAGVEACLAAARTGASTLLLTGNIDTIAQMSCNPAIGGQAKGQIVREIDALGGEMAINTDVTGIQFRLLNESKGPAVQSPRAQCDKKAYQFRLKHTLELQANLQVFQATVTGLIFKDGKVVGCRTNLDIEFLARTVVITTGTFLRGLMHVGQNKNEGGRLGDFSAKTLSSSLLEAGIELQRLKTGTPPRILGRSIAFGGLQEQKGDAEPTLFAFHDTRDPEDLFHVERTGEQRLGWKPGSEQVSCWMTHTTPESERIVRENLHKSAMYSGEIAGVGPRYCPSIEDKFVRFADKPRHLLFLEPEGRNTNEYYINGLSTSLPFDVQVALVHSIPGLEQAQILRPAYAVEYDFAPPTQMFPSLESRKVENLFLAGQINGTSGYEEAAAQGLVAGVNAARKARGEAPLIIQRHEAYIGVLIDDLVTKGTSEPYRMFTSRAEHRLLFNHASAELRLNHHAKECNLLSSSRLGRIEAKIRAVLHWQHTLEHTKTHGGTWADTIRRLSAAELPPEFLAQPKEVRDETLYRVTYRGYLERENRQIEKLKGVERIRLPDAIDYLKIPGLRRESALKLQQFRPTNLGQAGRISGVNPADLSILMVLLAADKTTPPPPAET, via the coding sequence GTGATTTTCAACCAAACCCCGTTCGACGTGATCGTCTGTGGCGCCGGCCACGCCGGCGTCGAGGCGTGTCTGGCCGCGGCGCGAACCGGGGCCTCCACCCTGTTGTTGACGGGTAATATCGATACGATCGCCCAGATGAGTTGCAACCCGGCCATCGGCGGCCAGGCCAAGGGTCAGATCGTCCGGGAAATCGACGCGCTGGGCGGCGAGATGGCCATCAACACCGATGTGACCGGCATCCAGTTCCGGTTGCTCAATGAATCGAAGGGACCCGCCGTCCAGTCCCCCCGGGCCCAATGCGATAAGAAGGCCTATCAATTCCGGCTGAAGCACACGCTGGAGCTGCAAGCGAACCTGCAGGTCTTCCAAGCCACCGTCACCGGCCTGATCTTCAAGGATGGTAAGGTCGTCGGCTGCCGGACCAACCTGGATATCGAATTCCTGGCCCGGACTGTCGTGATTACCACCGGCACCTTCTTGCGCGGCCTGATGCATGTCGGCCAAAATAAGAACGAAGGGGGCCGGTTGGGCGACTTCAGCGCCAAGACGCTTTCAAGCAGCCTACTGGAAGCCGGCATCGAGCTCCAACGCCTCAAGACCGGCACGCCGCCCCGGATTCTGGGCCGGAGCATCGCCTTCGGCGGACTCCAGGAACAGAAGGGGGATGCCGAACCCACACTGTTTGCCTTCCACGATACCCGGGACCCCGAGGACTTGTTCCACGTGGAACGGACCGGGGAGCAACGCTTGGGTTGGAAGCCAGGCAGTGAGCAGGTATCCTGTTGGATGACCCATACCACACCGGAATCCGAGCGCATTGTCCGGGAGAACCTGCATAAGTCCGCGATGTACTCCGGGGAGATTGCCGGGGTGGGGCCCCGGTACTGTCCGAGTATCGAGGACAAGTTCGTCCGCTTCGCCGACAAGCCCCGGCATTTGCTTTTTCTGGAGCCCGAAGGCCGGAATACCAATGAGTATTACATCAACGGCCTCTCCACGAGCTTGCCGTTTGATGTCCAGGTGGCGTTGGTCCACAGCATCCCGGGTCTGGAACAGGCCCAGATCCTGCGTCCCGCCTACGCGGTCGAGTACGACTTCGCCCCGCCCACCCAGATGTTTCCGTCGCTCGAGTCCCGGAAGGTCGAAAACCTCTTTCTGGCCGGCCAGATCAACGGCACGTCCGGTTATGAAGAGGCCGCGGCCCAAGGCCTGGTCGCCGGCGTCAACGCGGCGCGGAAGGCGAGGGGAGAAGCCCCGCTCATCATTCAACGCCATGAAGCCTACATCGGCGTCCTGATTGATGATCTGGTGACGAAGGGCACGAGCGAGCCCTACCGCATGTTTACCAGCCGGGCTGAGCATCGGCTGCTCTTCAATCACGCGAGTGCGGAATTGAGGTTAAACCACCACGCTAAAGAGTGTAATCTGCTTTCTAGCAGTCGTTTAGGCAGAATCGAGGCGAAGATTCGCGCCGTGCTCCACTGGCAGCACACCCTCGAACACACCAAAACCCACGGCGGCACCTGGGCCGACACCATTCGGCGCTTATCCGCCGCTGAACTCCCCCCGGAATTTTTAGCCCAACCCAAGGAAGTCCGCGACGAAACCCTCTATCGGGTTACCTACCGTGGCTACCTGGAACGGGAAAATCGGCAGATCGAGAAGCTCAAGGGGGTCGAGCGCATCCGCCTGCCCGATGCCATCGACTACCTGAAAATTCCCGGACTCCGTCGCGAGAGCGCCCTGAAGCTCCAGCAATTCCGCCCCACGAACCTCGGCCAAGCCGGTCGCATCAGCGGCGTGAACCCTGCGGACCTGAGCATTCTCATGGTCCTGCTCGCCGCCGACAAGACCACCCCCCCGCCCCCGGCGGAAACCTAG
- a CDS encoding F0F1 ATP synthase subunit A, whose protein sequence is MLRPTKLLCLAVLATATLAHASDSGVAPAASNLIEGLPITNSMATGWAVSAFIIGLILFAVRKPQILPTKSQAVFESMLEALRDLFEPIVGKKAFPAAFPLLVTFFIFILIQNWMGLMPGVGTIGTERGFSDGSHTFTPWVRPFTADFNGTIALALVSFGAWLIIVFKYAGPKLILWDLFGNKAEKSETPGWLYPILSLVFLIVGFIEVFSIIIRPFTLSVRLFGNVFGGENLLHGTSFLFIFYFMELLVGLIQAIVFTLLSSVYIGLICNHGDDHDHAEGHGAGAHH, encoded by the coding sequence ATGCTGCGCCCCACTAAACTCCTTTGCCTCGCCGTGCTCGCGACCGCGACCCTGGCTCACGCCAGCGACAGTGGAGTCGCTCCGGCTGCCTCGAACCTGATCGAGGGCCTGCCGATCACCAACAGCATGGCCACCGGCTGGGCGGTTTCCGCCTTCATCATCGGTCTCATCCTCTTCGCCGTCCGCAAGCCGCAGATCCTCCCCACCAAGAGCCAGGCCGTGTTCGAGTCCATGCTGGAGGCCCTGCGCGATCTCTTCGAACCCATCGTCGGCAAAAAGGCTTTCCCCGCCGCCTTCCCGCTGCTCGTCACCTTTTTCATCTTCATCCTGATTCAAAACTGGATGGGCCTGATGCCCGGCGTCGGCACCATCGGCACCGAGCGCGGCTTCAGCGACGGCAGTCATACGTTTACGCCTTGGGTTCGTCCGTTCACCGCCGACTTCAACGGCACCATCGCTCTCGCCCTCGTCTCCTTCGGCGCCTGGCTCATCATTGTCTTCAAGTACGCCGGCCCGAAGCTCATCCTCTGGGACCTCTTCGGCAACAAGGCCGAGAAATCCGAGACGCCCGGCTGGCTCTACCCGATCCTCTCGCTCGTCTTCCTGATCGTCGGCTTCATCGAGGTCTTCTCCATCATCATCCGTCCGTTCACCCTCTCCGTGCGTCTCTTCGGCAACGTGTTCGGCGGCGAGAATCTCCTGCACGGCACCAGCTTCCTGTTCATCTTCTACTTCATGGAGCTCCTCGTCGGCCTCATCCAGGCCATCGTCTTCACCCTCCTCTCCTCCGTCTACATCGGCCTCATCTGCAACCATGGCGATGACCACGACCACGCGGAGGGGCACGGCGCCGGGGCGCACCACTAG
- the trmB gene encoding tRNA (guanine(46)-N(7))-methyltransferase TrmB — MGFKPEFVEHVTQRRTALRTELAALLPPTAALVLELGCGHGHFLARYAAEHPGKLCVGVDMINDRIARARRKAQRARLPNCHFVRAEAREFIESLPPGVTFAEIWVLFPDPWPKKRHHKHRLLQPEFFEFLSNRAGEGARLYFRTDFAGYFEAVAAFIPGLKTWQPDPAAPWALEHETVFQARAPSYQSLVAVRTAQPATPVASTAPA; from the coding sequence ATGGGTTTTAAACCGGAATTCGTCGAGCACGTCACCCAGCGCCGCACCGCGCTGCGCACGGAGCTGGCCGCCTTGCTCCCGCCCACCGCCGCCCTCGTGCTCGAGCTCGGCTGCGGCCACGGCCACTTCCTCGCCCGCTACGCCGCCGAGCACCCCGGCAAACTCTGCGTGGGCGTGGACATGATCAACGACCGCATCGCCCGCGCCCGGCGCAAGGCCCAGCGTGCCCGGCTGCCCAACTGCCATTTCGTTCGTGCCGAGGCCCGCGAATTCATCGAATCCCTGCCTCCGGGCGTCACCTTCGCCGAGATCTGGGTCCTGTTTCCCGATCCCTGGCCCAAGAAACGCCACCACAAGCACCGCCTGCTCCAGCCCGAGTTCTTCGAGTTCCTGTCCAACCGGGCCGGGGAGGGCGCCCGCCTCTATTTCCGCACCGACTTTGCCGGGTATTTCGAGGCCGTGGCGGCCTTCATCCCCGGCCTGAAAACTTGGCAACCCGACCCGGCCGCCCCCTGGGCCCTGGAACACGAAACCGTCTTCCAAGCTCGGGCCCCGAGCTACCAGTCCCTCGTCGCGGTCCGGACTGCCCAGCCCGCCACCCCGGTCGCCTCCACCGCTCCCGCCTGA
- a CDS encoding response regulator, with amino-acid sequence MDKKKILVVDDEPDVTDLVAYHLKAKAFHVETLNDATASIAKARSYQPDLIILDIMMPDLSGIQVCRILRADPKLAKVPIIFLTAKAEAHDRIEGLESGADDYLSKPFSPKELVLRVESILRRVAAPLEPVSTKLRVGDIQLDSDTHRVTVKGAVLDLTATEFKLLRIMMERQGRVQTREHLLLNVWNYSTEIETRTVDTHVRRLREKLGTEAGWIETIRGVGYRIADKKLPA; translated from the coding sequence ATGGATAAGAAAAAGATCCTCGTGGTCGACGACGAGCCGGATGTCACGGACTTGGTCGCATATCATTTGAAGGCAAAGGCGTTCCACGTGGAAACGCTCAACGACGCCACGGCCAGCATCGCCAAGGCCCGGAGCTATCAGCCCGATCTGATTATATTGGACATAATGATGCCGGATCTCAGCGGCATCCAAGTCTGCCGCATCCTGCGCGCCGACCCCAAGCTCGCCAAGGTTCCGATCATCTTCCTGACCGCCAAGGCCGAGGCCCACGACCGCATCGAAGGCCTGGAATCCGGGGCCGATGACTACCTGAGCAAGCCCTTCAGTCCGAAGGAACTCGTCCTCCGCGTCGAATCCATCCTCCGCCGCGTCGCCGCCCCGCTCGAACCCGTTAGCACCAAGCTCCGCGTGGGGGACATCCAGCTCGACAGCGACACCCATCGCGTGACCGTCAAGGGCGCCGTCCTTGATCTTACCGCCACCGAGTTCAAGCTCCTGCGCATCATGATGGAACGCCAGGGCCGGGTGCAGACCCGCGAACACCTTCTGCTCAACGTGTGGAATTACTCGACCGAGATCGAGACCCGCACCGTCGATACCCACGTCCGCCGCCTGCGCGAGAAGCTCGGCACCGAGGCCGGCTGGATTGAAACCATCCGCGGCGTGGGCTACCGGATCGCGGACAAGAAACTGCCCGCATGA
- a CDS encoding sensor histidine kinase — translation MMVLLLVVLALALGFALRALLKQKRAHTELENAVRRGQPLLHEDGPASQLPGWHALTEEVNRLITENASLRQQHTDQLAQLEATLGNLREAVLIVDGANYIHLANRALREIFPGARDLINLRLELIVRSGPFLEYVRATRDGAPLARQEFEIIEGDNTLWIEASGAPIPSPDGKSQWALFVIHDMTNQRKLERMRRDFVANASHELRTPLSIIKGYVETLVDGHQTMEVADRDKFLRTIQRHSDRLKSIIDDLLTLSRLESATLGVKFASLDIAQYLEDLAEEYRRRPQATDHEIVVNFPGKLGPFEGDDEKLVHVFGNLVENALKYTPKGSRIELGATAAGADEVEFFVRDNGPGIPAADLPHIFERFYRVEKGRSRETGGTGLGLSIVKHIVQLHGGRVWAENRAEGGLVIFVRLPRQRKE, via the coding sequence ATGATGGTCCTGCTGCTCGTCGTCCTGGCCCTCGCGCTCGGCTTCGCGCTGCGCGCGCTGCTGAAGCAGAAACGCGCGCACACGGAACTGGAAAACGCCGTGCGCCGCGGCCAGCCGCTCCTCCACGAGGACGGCCCCGCCAGCCAGCTCCCGGGCTGGCACGCCCTCACGGAGGAGGTGAACCGGCTCATCACCGAGAACGCCTCCCTCCGCCAGCAGCACACCGACCAGCTCGCTCAGCTCGAGGCCACGCTCGGCAATCTCCGCGAGGCCGTCCTCATCGTCGACGGCGCCAACTACATCCACCTCGCGAATCGTGCGCTGCGCGAGATCTTCCCCGGCGCCCGCGACCTCATCAACCTGCGTCTCGAGCTGATCGTGCGCAGCGGACCCTTCCTCGAGTACGTCCGCGCCACCCGCGACGGTGCCCCGCTCGCCCGCCAGGAATTCGAGATCATCGAGGGCGACAACACCCTCTGGATCGAGGCCTCCGGCGCGCCGATCCCGTCGCCGGACGGCAAGTCGCAGTGGGCCCTCTTCGTCATCCACGACATGACCAACCAGCGGAAGCTCGAGCGCATGCGCCGCGACTTCGTGGCCAACGCCTCGCACGAGCTGCGCACACCCCTGAGCATCATCAAGGGCTACGTCGAGACCCTCGTCGACGGGCACCAGACGATGGAGGTCGCCGACCGCGACAAGTTCCTGCGCACCATCCAGCGCCACAGCGACCGCCTCAAGTCCATCATCGACGACCTGCTCACGCTCTCGCGCCTTGAGTCCGCCACCCTCGGCGTGAAGTTCGCGTCCCTCGACATCGCCCAGTACCTCGAGGACCTCGCCGAGGAATACCGCCGCCGCCCGCAGGCCACGGACCATGAGATCGTGGTCAACTTCCCGGGCAAACTCGGCCCGTTCGAGGGTGACGACGAGAAGCTGGTTCACGTCTTTGGCAACCTCGTGGAGAATGCCCTCAAATACACCCCGAAGGGTTCGCGCATCGAGCTCGGCGCCACGGCCGCCGGCGCCGACGAGGTGGAGTTCTTCGTGCGCGACAACGGTCCCGGCATCCCCGCGGCCGACCTGCCGCACATCTTCGAGCGCTTCTACCGCGTGGAAAAGGGCCGCTCGCGCGAAACCGGCGGCACGGGCCTCGGCCTCAGCATCGTGAAACACATCGTGCAGCTCCACGGCGGCCGCGTGTGGGCCGAAAATCGCGCCGAGGGCGGCCTGGTGATTTTCGTGCGCCTGCCGCGCCAGCGGAAGGAGTAG